In Rhodothermus marinus DSM 4252, a single genomic region encodes these proteins:
- a CDS encoding Uma2 family endonuclease has protein sequence MEAVQTYRWTREAFEKLAEVGLVAPDARLELIDGEILQKMSPQSSQHATAVLLVAEALRSIFTPPVYTIRVQLPLALGPYSEPEPDVAVVEGAPRQYRDEHPSSAVLVVEVADASLQFDRTRKAALYARAGIPEYWIVNLLDGVLEVYRRPENDTYQQRMVLRTQDHVRPLARPEVEIAVAELLP, from the coding sequence ATGGAGGCGGTGCAGACATATCGCTGGACGCGCGAGGCCTTCGAAAAACTGGCTGAAGTCGGGCTCGTCGCCCCCGACGCCCGCCTCGAACTCATCGACGGCGAAATCCTCCAGAAAATGAGCCCGCAATCCAGCCAGCATGCCACGGCCGTCCTGCTGGTCGCCGAGGCATTGCGCTCGATCTTTACCCCACCAGTCTACACGATCCGCGTGCAGTTGCCGCTGGCGCTGGGTCCCTACAGCGAGCCTGAGCCCGACGTGGCCGTCGTCGAGGGTGCGCCGCGCCAGTATCGCGACGAACACCCCTCGTCGGCGGTGCTGGTGGTGGAGGTGGCCGATGCCTCACTGCAGTTCGACCGCACGCGCAAGGCCGCGCTCTACGCCCGCGCCGGCATCCCCGAATACTGGATCGTCAATCTGCTCGACGGCGTGCTCGAAGTCTACCGTCGGCCCGAAAACGACACCTACCAGCAACGCATGGTGCTACGCACCCAGGACCATGTGCGACCGCTGGCCCGACCGGAGGTGGAAATCGCGGTGGCCGAACTGTTGCCCTGA